A section of the Methanoregula formicica SMSP genome encodes:
- a CDS encoding YbhB/YbcL family Raf kinase inhibitor-like protein has protein sequence MDPLSVSLDFLEFPPSHTCDGGNLSPRIYLKKISPAAVSVAVMVFNPFEKSCCSFTPWICWNLPPSPVIPEGIPPGEMVTAPVPAVQGITDHGTIGYTGPCPAPGTMIRYLFRVYILDTMLDLPPGADKHALVAALKGHVLQYGETAAVASR, from the coding sequence ATGGATCCCCTCTCCGTGTCCCTGGACTTCCTGGAATTCCCCCCTTCGCACACATGCGATGGCGGGAACCTCTCGCCCCGGATATACCTGAAGAAGATCTCCCCTGCGGCGGTCTCGGTTGCGGTAATGGTCTTCAATCCCTTCGAGAAGTCCTGTTGCTCGTTTACGCCATGGATATGCTGGAACCTCCCGCCGTCCCCGGTTATCCCGGAAGGCATCCCCCCCGGGGAGATGGTGACCGCACCAGTACCGGCCGTGCAGGGGATCACGGACCATGGTACGATCGGCTATACCGGCCCCTGCCCTGCCCCGGGGACCATGATCCGGTACCTGTTCAGGGTATACATCCTGGACACGATGCTGGATCTCCCTCCCGGCGCGGACAAGCATGCGCTGGTCGCAGCACTGAAAGGACATGTCCTCCAGTACGGGGAAACTGCGGCGGTTGCCTCGCGGTAA
- the tsaA gene encoding tRNA (N6-threonylcarbamoyladenosine(37)-N6)-methyltransferase TrmO, producing MAGTQQTGGYLELHPVGIIRSPYRKRGDAPRQGRLSDTESIIEILPAYVEALQDIEKNMHLIALYWFDRSDRTLLKATPPGSGIEHGVFATRSPERPNPIGFAVVDLLRREGNLLMVRGLDAFDGTPLLDLKPYYPDLDCVRD from the coding sequence ATGGCAGGCACGCAACAGACTGGCGGATACCTGGAACTGCACCCTGTCGGGATCATCCGCTCGCCCTACCGGAAGCGGGGCGATGCTCCACGGCAGGGAAGACTCTCCGACACCGAATCGATCATTGAAATCCTGCCTGCATATGTCGAAGCATTGCAGGACATTGAGAAGAATATGCACCTCATCGCCCTGTACTGGTTTGACCGCTCGGACCGGACGCTCCTGAAGGCAACGCCTCCGGGCTCCGGGATTGAGCATGGTGTCTTTGCCACCCGTTCGCCCGAGCGGCCGAATCCTATCGGGTTTGCCGTTGTGGACCTTCTCCGGCGCGAGGGCAACCTGCTCATGGTCCGCGGGCTGGATGCATTCGACGGGACCCCGCTTCTCGATCTCAAGCCGTACTATCCCGATCTCGACTGTGTCAGGGACTAA